One window from the genome of Bacteroidia bacterium encodes:
- the rpsN gene encoding 30S ribosomal protein S14 has translation MAKESMKAREVKRRKLVEKYAKRREELKAAGDLVALANLPRASSKTRMRNRCKLTGRPRGYMRQFGISRITFREMALNGKIPGVTKASW, from the coding sequence ATGGCAAAAGAATCAATGAAAGCAAGGGAAGTCAAAAGACGTAAACTTGTTGAAAAATATGCAAAAAGAAGAGAAGAATTAAAAGCAGCAGGAGATTTAGTTGCTTTGGCAAATCTTCCAAGAGCTTCTTCTAAAACTCGTATGCGCAATCGTTGTAAATTAACAGGAAGACCGAGAGGTTATATGAGACAATTTGGTATTTCTCGTATCACATTCAGAGAAATGGCTTTGAACGGAAAAATCCCGGGAGTAACTAAAGCAAGCTGGTAA
- the rplN gene encoding 50S ribosomal protein L14 has product MIQQESRVAVADNSGAKDVLCIRVLGGTKKRYASIGDKIVVTVKQALPSGNIKKGTVSKAVVVRTRKEIRRADGSYIRFDDNAVVLLNASDELRGTRIFGPVARELRDKQFMKIISLAPEVL; this is encoded by the coding sequence ATGATACAACAAGAATCGAGAGTAGCAGTAGCAGACAACAGCGGAGCAAAAGATGTGCTGTGTATACGAGTTTTAGGAGGTACTAAAAAAAGATATGCTTCCATTGGTGACAAAATTGTGGTTACCGTGAAACAAGCTTTGCCGTCTGGAAACATAAAAAAGGGAACGGTTTCGAAAGCAGTAGTAGTAAGAACTAGAAAAGAAATTCGTAGAGCGGATGGATCGTATATTCGTTTTGATGACAATGCAGTGGTACTTTTAAATGCTTCTGACGAATTAAGGGGAACTCGTATTTTTGGACCTGTTGCCAGAGAATTGAGAGATAAACAATTTATGAAAATTATTTCATTGGCACCGGAAGTGCTTTAA
- the rpsQ gene encoding 30S ribosomal protein S17, with product MENRNLRKERTGLVASNKMNKSIIVSVEQKVKHEKYGKFIKRTTKFSAHDEENACNVGDTVRIMETRPISKNKCWRLVEIIERAK from the coding sequence ATGGAAAATAGAAATTTAAGAAAAGAAAGAACAGGTTTAGTTGCTAGCAACAAGATGAACAAATCTATCATCGTTTCAGTAGAACAAAAAGTGAAACATGAAAAATATGGAAAGTTCATCAAAAGAACAACTAAATTTTCTGCACACGATGAAGAAAACGCTTGCAATGTAGGCGATACAGTTCGCATCATGGAAACGAGACCTATCAGCAAAAATAAATGCTGGAGATTGGTTGAAATTATAGAAAGAGCTAAATAA
- the rplX gene encoding 50S ribosomal protein L24 — translation MAKINIKKGDTVKILAGDSKNQEGKVLSIDVKKHRALIEGINMASKHTKPNSASPQGGILKMEAPVHISNLMLIEASTGKPTRVGRKRDEKTNKLVRYSKTTGEVIK, via the coding sequence ATGGCAAAGATAAATATCAAAAAAGGAGATACTGTAAAAATACTTGCAGGAGATTCCAAAAATCAAGAGGGCAAAGTATTGTCTATTGATGTAAAAAAGCACAGGGCATTGATTGAAGGTATTAATATGGCTTCGAAACACACGAAACCTAATTCAGCAAGTCCACAAGGAGGTATCTTAAAAATGGAAGCTCCCGTTCACATCTCTAATTTGATGTTGATTGAGGCTTCTACAGGAAAACCGACACGTGTAGGAAGAAAAAGAGATGAAAAAACAAATAAATTAGTTCGCTATTCAAAAACGACAGGGGAGGTAATTAAATAA
- the rplE gene encoding 50S ribosomal protein L5, which yields MTYSPRLKDKYRKDVVPALQKKFSYSSPMQVPVLKKICLNQGVGDAVADKKMIDVAIKEMTTITGQKAVATYSKKDISNFKLRKGVAIGVRVTLRGDMMYEFLDRLISVALPRIRDFRGINDKAFDGNGNYTLGVTEQIIFPEIDIDKVSKIMGMDITFVTSANDDTEALALLSEFGLPFKNSKK from the coding sequence ATGACTTATTCACCAAGATTAAAAGACAAGTACAGAAAAGATGTAGTGCCTGCACTGCAAAAAAAGTTTTCGTACTCCAGCCCAATGCAAGTTCCTGTATTGAAAAAAATATGCTTGAACCAAGGCGTAGGCGATGCGGTGGCAGATAAAAAAATGATTGATGTTGCTATCAAAGAAATGACTACGATTACTGGACAAAAAGCAGTAGCAACGTATTCTAAAAAAGATATTTCCAATTTTAAATTGAGAAAAGGAGTAGCTATCGGAGTAAGAGTAACGCTTAGAGGCGATATGATGTATGAATTTTTAGATCGTTTGATTTCTGTGGCTCTTCCACGTATCAGAGATTTTAGAGGGATCAACGACAAAGCATTTGATGGAAATGGAAATTACACTTTAGGTGTTACAGAACAAATTATTTTTCCGGAGATAGACATTGATAAAGTAAGTAAAATAATGGGTATGGATATTACCTTTGTTACTTCGGCAAATGATGATACAGAAGCATTGGCTTTATTATCTGAATTTGGTCTTCCATTTAAAAACAGTAAAAAATAA
- the rpsH gene encoding 30S ribosomal protein S8, producing MTDPISDYLTRVRNAIKANHRVVEIPASNIKKEITKILFEKGYILNYKFEDNNVQGSIKIALKYHPVTKESAIVSLDRISKPGLRKYAGIQKMPRVLNGLGVAILSTSKGVMTDKEARKQSVGGEVLCFVY from the coding sequence ATGACAGATCCAATATCAGATTACCTTACAAGAGTTCGGAATGCTATCAAGGCAAATCACAGAGTGGTTGAAATTCCAGCTTCTAATATCAAAAAAGAAATCACAAAAATTCTTTTTGAAAAAGGATACATTCTCAACTATAAATTTGAGGATAACAATGTTCAAGGTTCAATTAAAATTGCCTTAAAATACCATCCTGTTACAAAAGAATCCGCTATCGTAAGTTTGGATCGTATTAGTAAACCAGGTTTGAGAAAATACGCAGGTATTCAAAAAATGCCGCGAGTTCTAAACGGGTTGGGCGTAGCAATACTTTCTACATCCAAAGGTGTTATGACCGATAAAGAAGCACGGAAACAAAGCGTAGGCGGAGAAGTTCTTTGTTTCGTTTACTAA